In Torulaspora delbrueckii CBS 1146 chromosome 1, complete genome, one genomic interval encodes:
- the VPS30 gene encoding beclin 1 (similar to Saccharomyces cerevisiae VPS30 (YPL120W); ancestral locus Anc_8.615) — translation MSNVDDTLIKCQNCKLPLKIDSSLLDLSLAQKDLLVSSTNDYAAGKYKIPQDRLQRLNKIVYPKDLKIPKSELDSYVFLQDDSKRNGALNDSSVETSTQTLITRRDDDSGDEQLDDDVHGYSSTNTRTLSTQVSALANVFNILSSKSNIDYPVCQDCCNILIQRLQSEHDDAIRERDTYTQFLSRIEQQRKVPQSGPTQVTNDEGSKLKAERETLFQNLLKLEKQDEDLDEQIAELEKQLEAKRQLEKEELEKENMRELERIEFSKEVHSLKKQYELALNNLDKLRKVNIYNETFKISHEGPFGIINGLRIGGFDGVKVSWQEINAGLGQIVFLFATITTALKIRMDGYKLQPMGSYSKISKFSDETQEWETYEAYSSEGFKLGKLFRKETSLDKAMESLLDVIQIMATWLARTSSETREEGSNNANSAQSGGDDGFDIELPYIMHKDQINGVSIKLFGGKPTIEWTTAMKCLLTNAKWLLAFSSSRLAQTSSK, via the coding sequence ATGAGCAATGTTGATGATACGTTAATCAAATGCCAGAACTGCAAATTGCCACTAAAGATAGATAGCTCCCTTTTGGACCTCAGTTTGGCCCAAAAAGATCTTCTGGTGAGTTCGACTAATGATTACGCTGCTGGAAAGTACAAAATACCTCAAGACAGGCTCCAAAGATTGAACAAAATAGTTTATCcgaaggatttgaagataCCCAAATCAGAATTGGACTCCTATGTGTTTCTACAGGACGATTCGAAGCGCAATGGCGCATTAAATGATAGCTCAGTTGAGACTTCAACACAAACTCTTATAACCCGAAGAGATGATGATTCTGGTGATGAACAATTAGACGATGACGTTCACGGGTACTCTTCAACTAACACTCGAACACTTTCCACTCAGGTTAGCGCGCTTGCTAATGTTTTTAATATACTGTCCTCGAAGAGCAATATAGATTATCCTGTTTGCCAGGATTGCTGCAATATTCTGATACAAAGGTTGCAAAGCGAGCATGATGATGCAATACGGGAAAGGGATACTTATAcccagtttctttcaagaattgagCAACAGAGGAAAGTGCCGCAAAGCGGTCCAACTCAAGTCACCAATGATGAGGGCAGCAAGCTTAAAGCTGAGAGAGAGACACTATTTcagaatttgttgaaattggaaaagCAAGATGAGGACCTCGATGAGCAGATCGCTGAACTAGAGAAACAACTGGAGGCCAAGAGGCAActcgagaaagaagagctcgAAAAGGAAAATATGCGTGAATTGGAACGAATCGAATTCTCTAAAGAAGTCCATTCACTGAAGAAACAGTACGAGTTGGCGCTCAATAATCTGGACAAACTGAGAAAAGTCAATATATACAACGAgactttcaagatttccCATGAAGGGCCATTTGGTATAATTAATGGTCTGAGAATTGGTGGTTTCGATGGTGTTAAAGTATCTTGGCAAGAGATAAACGCAGGCCTGGGTCAGATAGTGTTTTTATTTGCGACTATCACGACGGCCCTGAAGATTAGAATGGACGGTTATAAACTTCAACCGATGGGTTCTTACTCTAAAATATCTAAATTCAGTGATGAAACACAAGAGTGGGAGACCTATGAAGCCTATAGCTCGGAGGGATTTAAGTTGGGAAAGTTGTTTCGTAAGGAAACTAGTCTAGATAAAGCCATGGAGTCCCTGCTTGACGTTATACAAATAATGGCAACTTGGTTAGCACGCACATCATCTGAGACCCGCGAAGAGGGCTCAAACAATGCTAATTCTGCACAGAGTGGAGGTGATGACGGTTTTGATATTGAGTTGCCCTACATTATGCATAAGGATCAGATAAACGGAGTATCAATCAAGTTATTTGGGGGTAAGCCAACGATAGAATGGACTACTGCGATGAAATGCTTACTAACAAATGCAAAATGGTTGTTGgctttttcatcaagccGACTTGCCCAGACATCGTCCAAGTGA
- the TDEL0A05600 gene encoding uncharacterized protein, with protein sequence MTVKKEGVLNVEELTSKLNELSFGLNQQYLDVGEVVRKASKAVPHSATEAQIVEYVAQTLASLTSIHPDYSVLAARLEIAELHHKLRGISFTHNLEILREGSRRNFTDQKDDLRDRKRSKTTRVPNKSIISPEFYEMALKHEERLNSSIVVERDFHFTYFGWKTLCQSYLIKKDSEDVHETPQFLFMRVALAIHGPYSDIDSVVETYELMSKRYFIHASPTLFNAGTVNQYLSSCFLVGMIEDSIDGIFKTLHKTAMISKASGGIGLHVSNIRSNGALISGSNGVSSGLVPMLRVFNNTARYVDQGGNKRPGAYCIYLEPWHADILDFLQLRKNHGKEEMRARDLFFALWIPDLFMRRVESNGDWCLFSPDEAPGLCDVYGKEFDDLYEHYETNGLPMKRIKAQKLWSEILQSQIETGGPFMLYKDSCNEKSNQKNLGTIRSSNLCCEIIEYSSKDETAVCNLASVALPSFVKHVEGKGSIFDFKKLHSVVKLITRNLDRLIDICDYPVEDARYSNEKNRPQAIGVQGLADVFFILKISFESEEASTLNRQVFETIYHGAVEASVELAEKLGSYRSFEGSPASKGLLQFDFWEKSGEHYEYLYNDWDQLKQKISKGTGLRNSLLVAPMPTASTSQILGNTESFEPMTSNVYTRRVLSGEYINVNRYMVEHFCQLGIWNEKLKNKIIMDNGSVQNIKGLPDSIKKLYKTVWEIPQRKLIDMARARSPFIDQSQSLNLYLKAPTMGKLTGMHFHAWRQGLKTGMYYLRTQAASAAIQFTINQENTLMGEIEIDEKKLESGMSPILGKYSENTNSKLYIDFFDKDGTSIETIEEECKVSTDDDVYGIHDTTPVSCNIMDRELCESCSG encoded by the coding sequence ATGACTGTTAAAAAAGAAGGGGTTCTAAATGTCGAAGAGCTGACTAGCAAGTTGAATGAACTATCGTTTGGTTTGAATCAGCAATATCTCGATGTAGGTGAAGTGGTCAGAAAGGCATCGAAGGCAGTACCGCATTCGGCGACAGAAGCTCAAATTGTGGAATACGTGGCACAAACTTTGGCCTCATTGACAAGTATCCATCCGGACTATTCGGTGTTAGCTGCTAGATTGGAAATTGCTGAGCTTCACCATAAATTAAGGGGAATCAGTTTCACACACAACTTAGAAATATTGAGAGAAGGATCTCGTAGAAATTTTACTGACCAAAAGGATGACCTTCGTGATAGAAAGCGTTCCAAGACAACAAGAGTTCCGAATAAGAGTATAATTTCGCCAGAATTTTATGAGATGGCTTTGAAACATGAGGAACGTCTCAATAGCAGTATTGTAGTTGAGAGAGACTTTCACTTCACTTACTTTGGATGGAAGACCTTGTGTCAGTCCTACCTTATAAAGAAAGACTCCGAAGATGTGCATGAAACACCTCAATTTCTATTCATGAGAGTCGCTCTAGCGATTCATGGACCATATTCGGATATTGATTCAGTAGTAGAGACTTATGAACTAATGTCAAAGCGCTATTTCATTCATGCCTCACCGACTTTATTCAATGCAGGTACAGTGAACCAGTACTTGTCGTCATGTTTTCTTGTGGGAATGATAGAGGACTCTATAGATGGTATTTTCAAGACACTTCACAAGACAGCCATGATTTCCAAAGCTTCAGGTGGTATTGGCCTTCATGTTTCCAACATTAGATCAAATGGGGCGCTTATATCAGGTAGCAATGGTGTGTCGAGCGGCTTGGTTCCAATGCTTCGCGTTTTCAATAACACTGCAAGATATGTAGATCAGGGTGGCAACAAGAGGCCCGGAGCTTATTGCATATATCTCGAGCCATGGCATGCGGACATCCTTGATTTTCTACAGCTTCGAAAGAACCACGgtaaagaagaaatgaGAGCCAGAGATCTGTTTTTTGCGCTGTGGATACCTGACCTGTTCATGAGGCGGGTCGAGTCCAATGGCGATTGGTGTTTGTTTAGTCCAGATGAGGCCCCTGGACTATGCGATGTGTACGgcaaagaatttgatgacTTATATGAGCATTATGAAACGAATGGTTTACCAATGAAGCGGATCAAGGCTCAAAAACTATGGTCTGAGATTTTACAAAGTCAAATTGAGACAGGAGGTCCTTTCATGTTGTACAAAGACTCTTGCAATGAGAAATCAAACCAGAAGAATTTGGGGACCATCAGATCGTCAAACCTTTGTTGTGAGATTATTGAGTACAGTTCTAAGGACGAAACAGCTGTCTGTAACCTTGCTTCTGTTGCTTTACCTTCTTTTGTTAAGCATGTTGAGGGCAAAGGAAGTATTTTcgatttcaagaagcttCATTCTGTTGTTAAGCTAATAACCCGTAATTTGGATCGTTTAATTGATATTTGTGATTATCCGGTTGAAGACGCAAGATACAGCAATGAGAAGAATCGTCCACAGGCAATAGGTGTTCAGGGATTGGCTGACGTTTTTTTCATACTGAAAATATCATTTGAATCTGAAGAGGCAAGTACACTGAATAGACAAGTTTTCGAAACCATATATCATGGGGCTGTTGAAGCTTCAGTCGAGCTTGCTGAGAAATTAGGATCCTACAGAAGTTTTGAAGGTTCGCCAGCAAGTAAAGGCTTGCTACAGTTCGATTTTTGGGAAAAGTCTGGAGAACATTACGAATACCTGTATAATGATTgggatcaattgaagcagAAGATCAGCAAAGGGACAGGTCTCCGAAACTCGCTTCTGGTAGCACCAATGCCAACGGCATCCACTTCTCAAATATTGGGAAACACTGAATCGTTCGAGCCAATGACTTCTAACGTATACACGAGAAGAGTATTAAGTGGGGAATATATCAATGTAAACCGTTACATGGTGGAACATTTTTGTCAGCTGGGGATTTGGAATGAAAAActgaagaataaaattatTATGGATAATGGGTCTGTGCAGAACATCAAAGGACTGCCTGATTCGATCAAAAAGCTGTATAAGACAGTTTGGGAAATTCCACAGAGAAAACTAATCGATATGGCTCGAGCCAGATCTCCcttcatcgatcaatcACAAAGTTTGAACCTCTATTTGAAAGCACCTACGATGGGGAAATTGACTGGTATGCATTTTCATGCATGGAGACAAGGTTTGAAAACAGGGATGTATTACTTGAGAACCCAAGCAGCGTCTGCGGCAATTCAATTTACCATCAACCAGGAAAACACGCTGATGGGTGAAATCgaaattgatgagaaaaAGCTTGAGTCTGGAATGAGTCCGATCCTGGGCAAGTACTCTGAAAATACCAATTCAAAGCTAtatattgattttttcGATAAAGATGGGACTTCGATCGAAACAATAGAGGAAGAGTGTAAGGTTTCGACAGACGATGATGTGTATGGGATTCACGATACTACGCCCGTAAGTTGTAATATTATGGATAGGGAGCTTTGCGAAAGCTGTTCGGGATGA